DNA sequence from the Buchnera aphidicola (Cinara kochiana kochiana) genome:
TACAACCATTTAAGCAATGTAGTATTTTTATAAACAAATTTCCAGAATGGAATAAAAAATATTTTAATAGTACATCTGCAGGAATGAAACAACTGGCCGCAGAAAAACAAAAAACATCAGCTGCAATTGGAAACTCAATAGGTGGTTCTTATTATAATTTAAAGAAAATTGCTATTAATATATCCAATATAAATAACAATATAACTAGATTTATATTAATAGCAAAAAACCCAAAAAAAATAAATTCTACCATGTCTGCTAAAATCACTATTATTATAAAAATAACTAACCATAAAATAAATAAAAATAAAATATTAGAAATATTAAAAAAAAGAAAAATTAAAATTCTAACAATGATTTTGATAAAAAAAACATCTAATATAATTGAGGCAACGTATTTATTAGACATAAAAGCATATATTGAGTCTGAAATAATACAAAATACATTATTAGATATAAAAAAATATACAAAATATATAAAAATATTAGGATGTTATCCTATTGAAAAAAATATAACAAAATTATATTAATAATATAAATATGTTATTAATATAACTAATATACTTTTATTATAAAAAATAATATTATATTAATTTAAATTTATTAAATATAAAAGGATTTTTACTAATAATCATGTTCAATAATTTAACAAAAAAAATAACTAATATTTTTGAAAAAATTTCACACCATGGACATTTAAAAGAAAAAAAAATAAAAGAAACAATGCAAAAAATAAAATTAGCGTTATTAAATGCAGATGTTTCATTAACAGTAGTACGATTATTTTTAAAAAAAATAAAATCAAAAACATCAGAAATATATATAAATAAAAACTTTAGTCCTAGTCAGAATTTAATAAAAATTGTATTACAAGAATTAACTTTAATGATGGGTAACAATTGCTATTTATTTAAATTTTCTCTAAATCAGTTAGCTATCTGTACTATTATCGGTCAACCTGGATCCGGAAAAACTACTAGTACAGCCAAATTAGCTTATTTATTATCCAAACAATATAAAAAAAAAATACTTGTTGTATCTATTGATATATATAGACCAGCAGCTATCTTACAATTAAAACGATTAATACAAAAAACTAAAGCTAATTTTTTTCAATCTAACTGTAATCAAAAAATTATCAAAATAATTAAATCAGCAATAATCGAAGCAAAAAAAAAAAAATATGATGTACTATTAATAGATACTGTAGGCAGCATACACACTGATCCATTTAAAATACAAGAATTAAAAAAAATACAAGATTATATTCAACCGCAAGAAACACTATTTGTTATTGATGCAATGACTGGACAAGATTCTATTCATATAATTAACGAATTTAATAAAATGTTTAAATTATCTGGAGTAATTTTAACAAAACTGGATAGTGATACAAGAGGAGGAGTCGCATTATCAGTACGCACTCTCACAGAAATACCAATCAAATATATCGGTATTGGAGAAAAAATTTATGATTTACAAATTTTTCATCCCGAAAGAATCGCTAAAAGAATTTTAGGAATGGGAGATATGTTATCTTTAATGGATGATATTCAAAATAAAATAAAAAATAAGGAATTAAATTTACTTAAAAATTCCAATAAAAAAGGAGATAAATTTAATTTAAATGATTTTTTATTACAAGTTAAACAAATCAAAAAAATAGGAGGGATTAATTCATTAATAAACAAATTACCAATTAATATGTATTCTAATAATTCTATTTTAGAAAATATTGATGATAAATCTTTTATAAAAATTGAAGCCATGATTAACTCCATGACAGAAAAAGAAAAAAAAATCCCATCTATAATAAAATATTCAAGAAAAAAAAGAATATCAAAAGGATCTGGAAATACTATACAAGAAATTAATATTTATTTGAAAAAATTTGAACATATGAAAAAAATAATGAAAAATATAAAAACAAATAAAAAAAATAAAATATTTGAAAAAATAAAAAATTATCTGATAAAATAATATATATAGTACTTAACATACTTATAAAAATATAAATAATATTTTTAATAACAGTTTTGAAAATAAAATAGGAAACATAATGATAAAAATTAGACTCGCGCGACACGGATCAAAAAAAAAACCATTTTATCAAATTGTAGTATCTGATATAAGATCAGCGCGTAATGGAAAATTTATTGAACGTGTTGGATATTTTAATCCATTTGCCAAAGAAAATGAAACAACAATATCTCTATCTATTAAACGAGTTCAATATTGGTTACACAATGGAGCAAAACAATCAAAAAGATTTTTAAAGTTATTTAAACAATTTACAAAAAAATAATTCTAATAAATAACATAAAAATATTAAATTATAAATTATGATCATAATAGGAAAAACAGGACATCCATACGGAATATTAGGATGGATGCATATAATTTCATTTACTGAAATAAAAAAAAATATTTTTAATTATTTTCCATGGATTTTAGAAAAATCACGTATAAATTTATATAAAAATGATATGATCATGTACCGAAAACATATAAATCATTTTATAATAAAATTAAAAAATATAAATAACAGAAATCAAGTATATAATTTTACTAAACAAAATATATTAATTCAATCAAATCAATTACCTATATTAAAAAATACGGAATATTATTGGCATAATATTTTATATTGTCATATTTTTAATCTAAAAAATGAAAAAATAGGCTTAGTATCAGAGATACTAGAAAACAAAATTTATAATACATTAAAAATACTTGCCATTAAAAAAAATAAATATATATATATTCCATTCATACAACCGGATATCATTAAAGAAATAGACATAAACAATAAAAAAATAGTAATTAATTGGACTCAATATATATAAATATATATATTACAAAATAAGACAAGAATATGATAAAATTTAGTATTATTACAATTTTTCCACAAATGTTTGATAACATATTTCAATATGGAATCATAAATCAAGCTATTAAAAAAAAAATAATTAATATTAATATTTTTGATCTAAGAAATTATAGCACATACAAAAGAAAAAAAGTAGATGATAAAATCTATGGAGGCGGTTCAGGAATGCTACTTATGTTTTTACCTTTATTTCGCGCAGTTAATCATATAAAAAAAAAATTTAAAGAACCATCTTTAGTCATTTATTTAACTCCACAAGGGAAATTACTTAATTATAATAATGTCAAAAATTTTATAAAAAAAAAACATTTAATATTTATTTGTGGGCGCTATAAAGGTATCGATGAACGTTTTTTAAAAACTCAAGTAGACGAAGAATGGTCAATTGGAGATTATATATTAACAGGAGGAGAAATTCCTGCCATGGTATTTATAGATACTATTACTCGCATGATTCCTAGCGCATTAAATAATAAAAATTCTTTATTAGAAGAATCATTTAATAATAAATTATTAGATTATCCAAATTATACACGACCAAAAAAAATTAATAATAAAATTGTGCCAAAAATTTTATTATCAGGTAATCATGCAAAAATAAAAAAATGGCGACTAAAACATTCAATTAAAAATACCATTTTAAAAAAACCGCATCTTTTAAAAAATAAATTTAAATAAAGTTAAAAATAAAAAAATTATATCAAAATAAAACTAATAAAAATATTATTATCAATTAATTGTATGAGATATTAAAAATATGAATAATTCCATCTACTCAATCGAAAATCAATATAAAAAAAAAAATATTCCATTATTTAATTCAGGTGATTCTATAATCGTAAAAATATGGATATTAGAAGGAAACAAAAAACGCATACAATCTTTTGAAGGAATTGTAATCGCCAAAAGAAATAGAAATCTTAATTCATCCTTTACAGTTCGCAAAATATCCAACGGAGAGGGAGTAGAAAGAACCTTTTTAATTCATTCTCCTAATATACATGAAATAAAAATTATAAAAAAAGGATTAGTTAAAAGAGCAAAATTATATTATTTACGTAACCGTACTGGTAAATCAGCAAGAATCAAAGAGCGTTTAAAGTAACTTATATACTATTTATTATGTTAATACTAAATTAACAAAATATTTAAACAAATAATTAAAAATAATAAATTTATTTATATAAATTATGCAGTCAGAATATAATAAAATTGACTGCACAATATATCATTAATTAATTTTTCAACATGTTCCGCTAATAGTCATTTTATCTACTTTAATGGTAGGTTGACCAACATTTACAGGTACAGTTTGCCCATTTTTTCCGCAATTACCTAATCCGCTAGCCATTTGCAAGTTATTTCCTACCATAGATATAGACTTCATTACCTCAATCCCTGACCCAATTAACGTAGCTCCTTTTAATGGATGAAAAATCTTTCCATTTTTTATAAGGTACGCCTCTGAAGTAGAAAAAACAAAATTTCCAGAAGTAATATCTACTTGACCACCACTAAAATTAACAGCATATATACCATAATCTACACTATTAATAATATCTAAATGATTATCGGAACCTGATAATAAATATGTATTTGTCATACGAGGCATGGGTAAATGAGCATATGATTCTCGTCGACCATTTCCAGTACTTTTTTGATACATAACATGTGCATTTAATTTATCTTGCAAAAAAGATTTTAAAACCCCATTTTTAATTAAAATATTATATTGGCCAGGTGTTCCTTCATCATCGATATTAACTGAACCCCTACTGCCGTGTAATGTTCCGTTATCTACAATTGTACATAAATTAGAAGCAACTTTTTGACCAATTTTTTTAGTAAAAATAGATGTTTTCTTGCGAATAAAATCTCCCTCTAAACCATGTCCAACCGCCTCATGAAATAAAATACCAGGCCATCCTGGACCCAAAACAACTGGAAAAGAACCAGCTGGAGAAATTTTAGCAGATAATGTAGTTAACGCAATACGAACTGCTTCTTTAGTCCAAAAGTCTATTAACATTTCATTATTGGTTTTTTTTTTAAAAAAATCATTTATTTTAAATCTACCGCCCCCGCCATGAAAACCTTTTTCTCTCTTATTATTTTGCTCAACTATAATTTCAATAGTTATATATACTAAAGATCGAGCATCACTAGCTGGTACCATGCTGTCAGTAGATCCAACTAAAATTTCTTCTTGTTCACACGTTAATACAGCCTGAACATCAATGACACGATAATCTTGGCTTCTAGCTAAATTGTCAATATAATTTAAAATATAAATTTTTTTTTCAACATAATTATCATCTATTAAATTAAATGAAGAATATGCATTTACAGAATGTAAATATACTTGTTTATTAATAATATTACCTGTTTTTACATTAGACAACATTTTACATACTGTATCAATAGAATTATTTAAATTATTTAATTTAATGGAATTCGTATATGAAAAACTAGTAGAAGTATTTTTTATAGCTCGTATTCCTACTCCTTCATCAAAAAAGTAAGTACCCTTTTTAATAATTTTATTTTCTAAAACCCATATTTCTTGTTCTTTTGATTGAAAATAAATATCTCCAAAATCAATTTTTTTATCTAACATATTATCTAATAAAATAGAAATATTTTTTTTATTAATATTATACTTATTTAATAAAATATCTATCATTATAAAAAATCTCTTTATAAAGCTATAAATTTAAAAATAATAAAATAATATAAATATTTTTATAAATATTTTTAAAAATATTTAATGAAATTATTTATATTGTTTTTATATAAAAAATATTGATAATAATTACTATAAAATAACTACATAATAATTTTATAAAATGTTATTATATATATAATAAAATTAATATTATTTTAATTAAAAATTTATATTATCGAGGTTGCTAATGAGTAATAAGTTTCAAATTTTATTAATTAACGGACCTAATTTAAATTTATTAGGTACACGAGAAACTAAGATATACGGTACAGAAACATTACCTCAAATTATTAAAAAAATAAAAAATATAGGACAACGTTTAAACGCTGATCTATATGACTTTCAGTCTAATGCAGAACATAAAATAGTAGAAAAAATACATGAAAGTAAAAAAAATAAAATACAATTTATCTTAATTAATCCAGGAGCATTTGCTCATACCAGTGTATCTATACGAGATGCTTTATTAGCCATACAAATTCCTTTTTTTGAAATTCATATTTCCAATATTTTTTCTCGAGAAAACTTTCGTTCACATTCATGGATATCTGATATATCTAATGGTATTATATCTGGATTTGGACCTGACGGATATACATGGGCACTACATACAGCTATAAAGATATTGTCAAAATAATATATATATAAAAATATAAAAATAATATTTATCTAGTAAAATTATTATTTTGATAATATAAATTTAATTTTTTTCTCAATGTTCCGCGATTAATCCCTAAAATTAAAGCTGCTTTTGTTTGATTACCTCGTGTATATTGCATAATACTATCAAATAATGGTTTTTCAATTTCAGATAAAAACATTTGATATAAATTATTTTCTGTTTTTTCAATGACGATTAAAAAATAATTTTTTAAAGCGATTTTAATATAATTAATTAAAGGAGTATAAAATACTTTTTCATTAATAATATTTGATACTATAAACTGACTAGAAATTTTTTGATTATTAAACATATAGTTGCTTAGTTAATTTTATAGAGTTTATTTTGAAAAAATATATATAAAACATATTTTTATTTTAAATATCCTATAATCTTTTACAAAATCAACCAGAATATAAGATATATCATATGAACAAAAAATAAATTAAAATAATTAACATTATATATATTATTTCATATCTTCTGAATATAAAGAATGTAATAATTGTACCATATCTATTGGAGGACTAACCATCCAATTTTGCAATTTACGTGTAGAAGGATGCAAAAACTGTAACATACTAGCATGTAAGGCTGGTCTAGAAAATTTTAAT
Encoded proteins:
- the rimM gene encoding ribosome maturation factor RimM (Essential for efficient processing of 16S rRNA) codes for the protein MIIIGKTGHPYGILGWMHIISFTEIKKNIFNYFPWILEKSRINLYKNDMIMYRKHINHFIIKLKNINNRNQVYNFTKQNILIQSNQLPILKNTEYYWHNILYCHIFNLKNEKIGLVSEILENKIYNTLKILAIKKNKYIYIPFIQPDIIKEIDINNKKIVINWTQYI
- a CDS encoding signal recognition particle protein; this encodes MFNNLTKKITNIFEKISHHGHLKEKKIKETMQKIKLALLNADVSLTVVRLFLKKIKSKTSEIYINKNFSPSQNLIKIVLQELTLMMGNNCYLFKFSLNQLAICTIIGQPGSGKTTSTAKLAYLLSKQYKKKILVVSIDIYRPAAILQLKRLIQKTKANFFQSNCNQKIIKIIKSAIIEAKKKKYDVLLIDTVGSIHTDPFKIQELKKIQDYIQPQETLFVIDAMTGQDSIHIINEFNKMFKLSGVILTKLDSDTRGGVALSVRTLTEIPIKYIGIGEKIYDLQIFHPERIAKRILGMGDMLSLMDDIQNKIKNKELNLLKNSNKKGDKFNLNDFLLQVKQIKKIGGINSLINKLPINMYSNNSILENIDDKSFIKIEAMINSMTEKEKKIPSIIKYSRKKRISKGSGNTIQEINIYLKKFEHMKKIMKNIKTNKKNKIFEKIKNYLIK
- the rplS gene encoding 50S ribosomal protein L19, with amino-acid sequence MNNSIYSIENQYKKKNIPLFNSGDSIIVKIWILEGNKKRIQSFEGIVIAKRNRNLNSSFTVRKISNGEGVERTFLIHSPNIHEIKIIKKGLVKRAKLYYLRNRTGKSARIKERLK
- the aroQ gene encoding type II 3-dehydroquinate dehydratase, which codes for MSNKFQILLINGPNLNLLGTRETKIYGTETLPQIIKKIKNIGQRLNADLYDFQSNAEHKIVEKIHESKKNKIQFILINPGAFAHTSVSIRDALLAIQIPFFEIHISNIFSRENFRSHSWISDISNGIISGFGPDGYTWALHTAIKILSK
- the tldD gene encoding metalloprotease TldD, yielding MIDILLNKYNINKKNISILLDNMLDKKIDFGDIYFQSKEQEIWVLENKIIKKGTYFFDEGVGIRAIKNTSTSFSYTNSIKLNNLNNSIDTVCKMLSNVKTGNIINKQVYLHSVNAYSSFNLIDDNYVEKKIYILNYIDNLARSQDYRVIDVQAVLTCEQEEILVGSTDSMVPASDARSLVYITIEIIVEQNNKREKGFHGGGGRFKINDFFKKKTNNEMLIDFWTKEAVRIALTTLSAKISPAGSFPVVLGPGWPGILFHEAVGHGLEGDFIRKKTSIFTKKIGQKVASNLCTIVDNGTLHGSRGSVNIDDEGTPGQYNILIKNGVLKSFLQDKLNAHVMYQKSTGNGRRESYAHLPMPRMTNTYLLSGSDNHLDIINSVDYGIYAVNFSGGQVDITSGNFVFSTSEAYLIKNGKIFHPLKGATLIGSGIEVMKSISMVGNNLQMASGLGNCGKNGQTVPVNVGQPTIKVDKMTISGTC
- the rpsP gene encoding 30S ribosomal protein S16; amino-acid sequence: MIKIRLARHGSKKKPFYQIVVSDIRSARNGKFIERVGYFNPFAKENETTISLSIKRVQYWLHNGAKQSKRFLKLFKQFTKK
- the trmD gene encoding tRNA (guanosine(37)-N1)-methyltransferase TrmD, producing the protein MIKFSIITIFPQMFDNIFQYGIINQAIKKKIININIFDLRNYSTYKRKKVDDKIYGGGSGMLLMFLPLFRAVNHIKKKFKEPSLVIYLTPQGKLLNYNNVKNFIKKKHLIFICGRYKGIDERFLKTQVDEEWSIGDYILTGGEIPAMVFIDTITRMIPSALNNKNSLLEESFNNKLLDYPNYTRPKKINNKIVPKILLSGNHAKIKKWRLKHSIKNTILKKPHLLKNKFK
- a CDS encoding helix-turn-helix domain-containing protein, with translation MFNNQKISSQFIVSNIINEKVFYTPLINYIKIALKNYFLIVIEKTENNLYQMFLSEIEKPLFDSIMQYTRGNQTKAALILGINRGTLRKKLNLYYQNNNFTR